The Ideonella dechloratans genome includes a window with the following:
- a CDS encoding bifunctional protein-serine/threonine kinase/phosphatase — MTQALRVSIGQHSLAGAKPVNQDFHGAVVPTGARLATQGVVLALADGISSSRVSQVASAAAVRSFLEDYYDTAETWTVRRAGQCVLEATNAWLHAQTRRSDARFDPDRGYVCTFSALILKGREGHLLHVGDSRIHRLHPQALEALTQDHRVRLSSAESHLARALGADAAVEIDYRCWPLAEGEVYLLATDGAYEYLSATDVHAALARHPTDLDACAAALTATALARCSQDNITVQLVRVEALPPAEAQAAVDGQRSLPFPPPLQARMSFEGYTLLRELHASARSQVWLATDDASGQPVALKVPAQDLRADVQAIDRFLLEEWVARRIDHPHVLKPAGSPRPRQHLFVVMEHIDGQTLAQWMRDHPRPGLAEVRPWVQQIAAGLQAFHRKEMLHQDLRPENLMIDRTGTLKLIDFGSVHVAGLAEAGLTERDPALAGTLQYLAPEYFVGHPPGVASELFSLAVLTYQMLSGQLPYGLQVPRLRSPRDLAGLRYIPLRQHRPELPAWLDTVLAKALHPQPARRHEALSEFTHALAAPDPRWAEPARVPLIERHPVRFWQTVSAVLALTVLGLVAALLR; from the coding sequence ATGACCCAGGCACTGCGCGTCTCGATCGGCCAGCACTCGCTGGCCGGGGCCAAGCCGGTCAACCAGGACTTCCACGGCGCGGTCGTGCCGACCGGTGCCCGGCTCGCCACCCAGGGTGTCGTGCTGGCGCTGGCCGACGGCATCAGCAGCAGCCGCGTCAGCCAGGTGGCCAGCGCGGCCGCGGTGCGCAGCTTCCTGGAGGACTACTACGACACGGCCGAGACCTGGACCGTGCGCCGCGCCGGCCAGTGCGTGCTGGAGGCCACCAACGCCTGGCTGCATGCCCAGACCCGCCGCAGCGATGCCCGCTTCGATCCCGACCGCGGCTATGTCTGCACCTTCAGCGCCCTGATCCTCAAGGGGCGCGAAGGCCACCTGCTGCATGTGGGCGACAGCCGCATCCACCGCCTGCATCCCCAGGCGCTGGAAGCGCTGACCCAGGATCACCGGGTGCGCCTGTCCTCGGCCGAGAGCCACCTGGCCCGGGCGCTGGGTGCCGATGCCGCGGTCGAGATCGACTACCGCTGCTGGCCGCTGGCCGAGGGCGAGGTCTACCTGCTGGCCACCGACGGCGCCTATGAGTACCTCAGCGCCACCGATGTGCACGCCGCCCTGGCCCGACACCCGACCGACCTGGACGCCTGTGCCGCGGCCCTGACCGCCACCGCGCTGGCGCGCTGCAGCCAGGACAACATCACCGTGCAGCTGGTGCGCGTGGAGGCCCTGCCGCCGGCCGAGGCCCAGGCCGCGGTGGATGGGCAGCGCAGTCTGCCCTTTCCCCCGCCGCTGCAGGCCCGCATGTCCTTCGAGGGCTACACCCTGCTGCGCGAACTGCACGCCAGCGCCCGCAGCCAGGTCTGGCTGGCCACCGACGACGCCAGCGGGCAGCCGGTGGCCTTGAAGGTGCCCGCCCAGGATCTGCGGGCCGACGTCCAGGCCATCGACCGTTTCCTGCTGGAGGAGTGGGTGGCCCGGCGCATCGACCACCCGCATGTGCTCAAGCCGGCGGGAAGCCCACGGCCCCGCCAGCACCTGTTCGTCGTGATGGAACACATCGACGGACAGACGCTGGCGCAGTGGATGCGCGACCACCCCCGGCCCGGCCTGGCCGAGGTGCGGCCCTGGGTGCAGCAGATCGCCGCGGGCCTGCAAGCCTTCCACCGCAAGGAGATGCTGCACCAGGACCTGCGGCCCGAGAACCTGATGATCGACCGCACCGGCACGCTCAAGCTGATCGACTTCGGCTCGGTGCATGTGGCCGGGCTGGCCGAGGCTGGCCTGACCGAACGCGACCCCGCGCTGGCCGGCACGCTGCAGTACCTGGCGCCGGAGTACTTCGTCGGCCACCCGCCGGGCGTGGCCTCGGAGCTCTTCTCGCTGGCGGTGCTGACCTACCAGATGCTCAGCGGCCAGCTGCCCTACGGCCTGCAGGTGCCCCGGCTGCGCAGCCCGCGGGACCTGGCCGGCCTGCGCTACATCCCGCTGCGCCAGCACCGGCCCGAGCTGCCCGCCTGGCTGGACACGGTGCTGGCCAAGGCCCTGCACCCGCAGCCCGCGCGCCGGCACGAGGCCCTGTCCGAGTTCACCCACGCACTGGCCGCTCCGGACCCACGCTGGGCCGAACCGGCCCGCGTGCCGCTGATCGAGCGCCACCCGGTGCGCTTCTGGCAGACCGTCAGCGCGGTGCTGGCGCTGACGGTGCTGGGTCTCGTGGCCGCCCTGCTGCGCTGA
- a CDS encoding formate/nitrite transporter family protein, which produces MAYLAPTEFVTKMVDAGESKLLMSTRDTLIRAYMAGAILALAAAFAVSININTGNPLIGALLFPVGFCMLYLLGFDLLTGVFTLAPLAVLDKRPGATWAGVARNWGLVFVGNFAGALTVAVFMAIIFTFGFSEAPNAIGQKIGGIGEARTLGYAAHGAAGMLTLFVRGVMCNWMVSTGVVAALMSTSVSGKIMAMWMPILVFFYMGFEHSVVNMFLFPSGLMLGGKFTFMDYLLWNEIPTVLGNLVGGLTFVGVALYSTHYKTAPKRALA; this is translated from the coding sequence ATGGCCTACCTCGCCCCCACCGAATTCGTGACCAAGATGGTCGATGCCGGCGAATCCAAGCTGCTGATGTCCACCCGCGACACCCTGATCCGCGCCTACATGGCCGGTGCCATCCTGGCGCTGGCCGCCGCCTTCGCCGTCAGCATCAACATCAACACCGGCAACCCGCTGATCGGGGCCCTGCTCTTCCCGGTCGGCTTCTGCATGCTCTACCTGCTGGGCTTCGATCTGCTGACCGGCGTCTTCACCCTGGCGCCCCTGGCCGTGCTGGACAAGCGGCCCGGCGCCACCTGGGCTGGCGTGGCCCGCAACTGGGGCCTGGTCTTCGTCGGCAACTTCGCCGGGGCGCTGACGGTCGCGGTGTTCATGGCCATCATCTTCACCTTCGGCTTCTCCGAGGCGCCCAACGCGATCGGCCAGAAGATCGGCGGCATCGGCGAGGCCCGCACCCTGGGCTACGCCGCCCACGGCGCCGCCGGCATGCTGACCCTCTTCGTGCGCGGCGTGATGTGCAACTGGATGGTCTCCACCGGCGTGGTGGCCGCGCTGATGTCCACCAGCGTCTCCGGCAAGATCATGGCCATGTGGATGCCCATCCTGGTGTTCTTCTACATGGGCTTCGAGCATTCGGTGGTGAACATGTTCCTGTTCCCCTCGGGCCTGATGCTGGGCGGCAAGTTCACCTTCATGGACTACCTGCTGTGGAACGAGATCCCGACGGTGCTGGGCAACCTGGTGGGCGGCCTGACCTTCGTCGGCGTGGCGCTGTATTCCACCCACTACAAGACGGCGCCCAAGCGCGCCCTGGCCTGA
- a CDS encoding nitrate- and nitrite sensing domain-containing protein, with amino-acid sequence MPQPVSQFVLRAKQLDIDAVRHLAARVELVTVIGQLIHALQRERGACSIFLASHGLQFNTQRMEAQQAATPLEQQLRALFEAQLDPAQGATARLLSLMAWVLLDLDALRELRLQIERCQPSAHDSVAAFSRVIAGLVELVFHLADNTVHPGVSRQLVAFVHLVQGKEAAGQERAVGGQLFASGQALPVEQERITHLIEAQERSLGIFEEFAEPALRARWQQLQLTPTVAQLERLRRTLCTARPGAALDAQLSGRWFEVASERITDLWQLETELVQGLRQACARQLEVLTQELQDAEGLVQRLRNTPPPHTHAVVEFFGISGHPGSVPQLTHPPGEAAPDTQARDAQAMSSMVELLQAQTARLASVEMELEAAKRALHERKIIERAKGVLMSRMGLSEEAAFRALQKTAMDQNRRLLDVAEATLSLPDLAFARPAAPAAD; translated from the coding sequence ATGCCGCAGCCTGTCTCCCAATTCGTCCTGCGTGCCAAGCAGCTGGACATCGACGCCGTGCGCCACCTGGCCGCGCGGGTCGAGCTGGTCACGGTCATCGGCCAGCTGATTCACGCCCTGCAGCGCGAACGCGGGGCCTGCAGCATCTTCCTGGCCTCGCACGGCCTGCAGTTCAACACCCAGCGCATGGAGGCCCAGCAGGCGGCCACGCCGCTGGAGCAGCAGCTGCGTGCGCTGTTCGAGGCCCAGCTCGATCCCGCCCAGGGCGCGACCGCCCGGCTGCTGTCCCTGATGGCCTGGGTGCTGCTGGATCTGGACGCGCTGCGCGAGCTGCGCCTGCAGATCGAGCGCTGCCAGCCGAGCGCGCACGACAGCGTGGCGGCCTTCAGCCGGGTCATCGCCGGCCTGGTGGAGCTGGTCTTCCACCTGGCGGACAACACCGTCCATCCCGGCGTGTCGCGCCAGCTGGTGGCCTTCGTCCACCTGGTGCAGGGCAAGGAGGCGGCGGGCCAGGAGCGCGCCGTGGGCGGCCAGCTCTTCGCGTCCGGCCAGGCCCTGCCGGTCGAGCAGGAACGCATCACCCACCTGATCGAGGCGCAGGAGCGCAGCCTGGGCATCTTCGAGGAATTTGCCGAACCGGCCCTGCGCGCACGCTGGCAGCAGCTGCAGCTCACGCCCACTGTGGCCCAGCTGGAGCGGCTGCGCCGCACCCTGTGCACGGCCCGCCCCGGCGCCGCGCTGGACGCCCAGCTCAGCGGCCGCTGGTTCGAGGTGGCCAGCGAACGCATCACCGATCTGTGGCAGCTGGAAACCGAATTGGTGCAGGGACTGCGCCAGGCCTGTGCCCGGCAGCTGGAGGTGCTGACGCAGGAGCTGCAGGATGCCGAGGGCCTGGTCCAGCGGCTGCGCAACACCCCGCCACCGCACACCCACGCGGTGGTCGAGTTCTTCGGCATCTCCGGCCACCCGGGCAGCGTGCCGCAGCTGACCCACCCGCCGGGTGAGGCCGCGCCCGACACCCAGGCCCGGGACGCCCAGGCCATGTCCTCCATGGTCGAGCTGCTGCAGGCCCAGACGGCCCGCCTGGCCAGCGTGGAGATGGAGTTGGAGGCCGCCAAGCGTGCCCTGCACGAGCGCAAGATCATCGAGCGCGCGAAGGGCGTGCTGATGTCGCGCATGGGCCTGTCCGAGGAAGCCGCCTTCCGCGCCCTGCAGAAGACGGCCATGGACCAGAACCGCCGCCTGCTCGACGTCGCCGAGGCCACACTCTCGCTGCCCGACCTGGCCTTTGCCAGGCCCGCGGCCCCGGCGGCGGACTGA
- the nirD gene encoding nitrite reductase small subunit NirD, whose product MDTLVSDWTAVCAVEDILPDTGVCARVDTHQVAIFRIGQNQFFAIDNVDPKAGASVLSRGLVGNLGEHLVVASPLYKHHIDLRTGVCLESPEWSVRPYAVRVKDGRVLVSTEAT is encoded by the coding sequence ATGGACACCCTCGTTTCCGACTGGACCGCCGTCTGCGCGGTCGAGGACATCCTGCCGGACACCGGCGTCTGCGCCCGGGTGGACACGCACCAGGTCGCCATCTTCCGCATCGGCCAGAACCAATTCTTCGCCATCGACAACGTGGACCCGAAGGCCGGCGCCAGCGTGCTCTCGCGCGGGCTGGTGGGCAACCTGGGCGAGCACCTGGTGGTGGCCTCGCCGCTGTACAAGCACCACATCGACCTGCGCACCGGCGTCTGCCTGGAGTCACCCGAATGGTCGGTGCGCCCTTACGCCGTGCGGGTGAAGGACGGACGCGTGCTGGTGAGCACCGAAGCCACCTGA
- the nirB gene encoding nitrite reductase large subunit NirB, with protein sequence MKIVVAGHGMVGHQFLQSLAETGLTEAQVTVLCEEARPAYDRVHLSEFFAGKSAQDLSLVEPGFFERTGFDLRLAARAASVDRRVRTVTTADGEVLPYDVLVLATGSVPFVPPIAGRERPNCFVYRTIDDLEAMQAASAKARRGVVVGGGLLGLECAKALRDLGLETHVVEFAPRLMAVQVDESGGRILREKIEALGVHVHTRRSTTQITDGAEHRHRMVFEDGSYLETDLIVFSAGIRPRDELARQCVLAIGPRGGVVIDDHCRSSDPHVYAIGECASWNEQTFGLVAPGYEMARVAARHIAGEAAAAFAGADMSTKLKLMGVDVASIGDAHGKTPHCRSFSFTDELNGIYKKIVVSEDGRQLLGAVLVGDAAEYGTLLQMALNGIALPEHPEALILPAGDGQAKAGLGVDALPDSAQICSCNNVSKGQIAEAVAGGATTIAALKAGCKAGATCGGCVPLVTQVMKAEMARRGLAVNNHLCEHFPHSRQELFHLVRVGQIKTFEDLLAKHGQGLGCDICKPAAASIFASCWNDFVLQPELAPLQDSNDYFLGNIQKDGSYSVVPRMPGGEVTPEGLIAVGQVAKKYGLYTKITGGQRVDLFGARVEQLPLIWEELIAAGFESGHAYGKSLRTVKSCVGSTWCRYGVDDSTGLAIALENRYKGLRAPHKIKFGVSGCTRECAEAQSKDVGIIATDKGWNLYVCGNGGMKPRHAELIASDLSKDALIRLIDRFLMFYVRTADRLQRTSTWRDNLEGGLDYLKGVLLRDTLGLAAELEAQMQQVVDRYQCEWKTAVTTPAVRQRFRSFVNSTQPDEHIVFVQERGQIRPARPEERADATHAASTNSPT encoded by the coding sequence ATGAAAATCGTCGTCGCCGGCCACGGCATGGTGGGCCACCAATTCCTGCAGAGCCTGGCCGAGACCGGCCTGACCGAGGCGCAGGTCACCGTCCTGTGCGAGGAAGCCCGCCCGGCCTACGACCGGGTCCACCTCTCCGAGTTCTTCGCCGGCAAGTCCGCCCAGGATCTGTCCCTGGTCGAGCCCGGCTTCTTCGAGCGCACCGGCTTCGACCTGCGCCTGGCGGCCCGGGCCGCCAGCGTGGACCGCCGGGTGCGCACCGTGACCACCGCCGATGGCGAGGTGCTGCCCTACGACGTGCTGGTGCTGGCCACCGGCTCGGTGCCCTTCGTGCCGCCCATCGCCGGTCGCGAGCGGCCGAACTGCTTCGTCTACCGCACCATCGACGATCTGGAGGCCATGCAGGCCGCCAGCGCCAAGGCCCGGCGCGGCGTGGTGGTGGGCGGCGGTCTGCTGGGCCTGGAATGCGCCAAGGCCCTGCGCGACCTCGGGCTGGAGACCCATGTGGTGGAATTCGCCCCGCGCCTGATGGCGGTGCAGGTGGACGAGAGCGGCGGCCGCATCCTGCGCGAGAAGATCGAGGCCCTGGGTGTGCACGTGCACACCCGGCGCAGCACCACCCAGATCACCGACGGCGCCGAGCACCGCCACCGCATGGTGTTCGAGGACGGCAGCTACCTGGAAACCGACCTGATCGTGTTCTCCGCCGGCATCCGGCCGCGCGACGAACTCGCCCGCCAGTGCGTGCTGGCCATCGGCCCGCGCGGCGGCGTGGTGATCGACGACCACTGCCGCAGCAGCGATCCGCACGTCTACGCCATCGGCGAGTGCGCGTCCTGGAACGAGCAGACCTTCGGCCTGGTGGCCCCGGGCTACGAGATGGCCCGCGTGGCCGCGCGCCACATCGCCGGCGAGGCCGCGGCCGCCTTCGCGGGCGCCGACATGAGCACCAAGCTCAAGCTGATGGGCGTGGACGTGGCCAGCATCGGCGATGCCCACGGCAAGACGCCGCACTGCCGCAGCTTCTCCTTCACCGACGAACTGAACGGCATCTACAAGAAGATCGTCGTCAGCGAGGACGGCCGCCAGCTGCTGGGGGCCGTGCTGGTGGGCGACGCGGCCGAGTACGGCACCCTGCTGCAGATGGCCTTGAACGGCATCGCCCTGCCCGAGCATCCCGAGGCGCTGATCCTGCCGGCCGGCGACGGCCAGGCCAAGGCCGGCCTGGGCGTGGACGCCCTGCCCGACAGCGCGCAGATCTGCTCCTGCAACAACGTCAGCAAGGGCCAGATCGCCGAGGCGGTGGCCGGCGGCGCCACCACCATCGCCGCGCTGAAGGCCGGCTGCAAGGCCGGCGCCACCTGCGGCGGCTGCGTGCCCCTGGTCACCCAGGTCATGAAGGCCGAGATGGCCAGGCGCGGCCTGGCGGTGAACAACCACCTGTGCGAGCACTTCCCGCACTCGCGCCAGGAGCTGTTCCACCTGGTCCGCGTGGGCCAGATCAAGACTTTCGAGGACCTGCTGGCCAAACACGGCCAGGGCCTGGGCTGCGACATCTGCAAGCCCGCGGCGGCCAGCATCTTCGCCTCCTGCTGGAACGACTTCGTGCTGCAGCCCGAGCTGGCGCCCCTGCAGGACAGCAACGACTACTTCCTGGGCAACATCCAGAAGGACGGCAGCTACTCGGTGGTGCCGCGCATGCCCGGTGGCGAGGTCACCCCCGAGGGCCTGATCGCCGTGGGCCAGGTGGCCAAGAAGTACGGCCTGTACACCAAGATCACCGGCGGCCAGCGGGTCGACCTGTTCGGTGCCCGTGTCGAGCAGTTGCCCCTGATCTGGGAGGAGCTGATCGCCGCCGGCTTCGAGAGCGGCCATGCCTATGGCAAGAGCCTGCGCACCGTGAAGAGCTGCGTGGGCAGCACCTGGTGCCGCTACGGCGTGGACGACAGCACCGGCCTGGCCATTGCGCTGGAGAACCGCTACAAGGGCCTGCGCGCGCCACACAAGATCAAGTTCGGCGTCTCGGGCTGCACCCGCGAATGCGCCGAGGCCCAGAGCAAGGACGTGGGCATCATCGCCACCGACAAGGGCTGGAACCTCTATGTCTGCGGCAACGGCGGCATGAAGCCGCGCCACGCCGAGCTGATCGCCAGCGACCTGAGCAAGGACGCGCTGATCCGCCTGATCGACCGCTTCCTGATGTTCTACGTGCGCACCGCCGACCGCCTGCAGCGCACCAGCACCTGGCGCGACAACCTCGAAGGCGGGCTGGACTACCTCAAGGGCGTGCTGCTGCGCGACACCCTGGGGCTGGCCGCCGAGCTGGAGGCCCAGATGCAGCAGGTGGTGGACCGCTACCAGTGCGAATGGAAGACCGCCGTCACCACGCCCGCCGTGCGCCAGCGCTTCCGCAGCTTCGTCAACAGCACGCAGCCCGACGAGCACATCGTCTTCGTGCAGGAGCGCGGCCAGATCCGCCCGGCCCGGCCGGAGGAACGCGCCGACGCCACCCACGCCGCATCCACCAACAGCCCCACCTGA
- a CDS encoding DUF3079 domain-containing protein, whose translation MAKRFPLHPAHPERTCWGCDRYCPAHAMACGNGSDRTQHPEELFGPDWAEWVPPTEAERSPPAPAGVPAQDGP comes from the coding sequence ATGGCCAAGCGCTTTCCGCTGCACCCCGCCCATCCCGAGCGCACCTGCTGGGGCTGTGACCGCTATTGCCCGGCGCATGCCATGGCCTGCGGCAACGGCTCGGACCGCACCCAGCATCCCGAGGAACTGTTCGGCCCGGACTGGGCCGAGTGGGTGCCGCCCACCGAGGCCGAGCGAAGCCCGCCGGCTCCCGCCGGGGTGCCCGCCCAGGATGGGCCCTGA
- a CDS encoding GGDEF domain-containing protein produces MSLPDPIRLVPDEASEFVHQNFRTTIRGSAVVIACVACVYAVALWWLGDAQWWHHALIALLAAALQPCFGPRAAYPAFLAALLLLIGTCTLSIAHLALRYGPSALFHALLLAYTPVLVTSGRLPLWAKGLLVGGACLLTLWLDAASTARWAQLSAAAPLDLPTAGTLRQLRSMNLLALGMAPAVLVYHFFTLVRRQHHAMAGLALRDPMTQLFNRRHVQATGEALVAQLLHRPQGGPFSVVLLDVDHFKAVNDSWGHEIGDQALRRVAELVSRTARTSDVVARWGGEEFLLLLADTDEGQALLLAERVRCAIAQDPLEVQGQRVALTVTIGVAQSLRAGSFAEVIRHADAALYEGKRQGRNRVVAASGVGVEVRPADLAGA; encoded by the coding sequence GTGAGCTTGCCTGATCCGATCCGCCTCGTGCCTGACGAGGCCTCCGAGTTCGTCCACCAGAACTTTCGCACCACCATCCGCGGTTCTGCGGTGGTCATCGCCTGCGTGGCCTGCGTCTATGCCGTGGCGCTCTGGTGGCTGGGCGATGCGCAGTGGTGGCATCACGCGCTCATCGCCCTGCTGGCTGCCGCGCTGCAGCCCTGCTTCGGTCCCCGCGCGGCCTACCCGGCCTTTCTCGCGGCCCTGCTCCTGCTCATCGGCACCTGCACCCTCTCCATCGCCCATCTGGCGCTGCGCTACGGGCCTTCGGCGCTCTTCCATGCCCTGCTGCTGGCCTACACGCCGGTGCTGGTCACCTCGGGGCGGCTGCCCCTGTGGGCCAAGGGGCTGCTGGTGGGCGGAGCCTGCCTGCTGACGCTGTGGCTGGATGCCGCGAGCACGGCACGCTGGGCCCAGCTGTCCGCCGCCGCACCGCTGGATCTGCCCACGGCGGGCACCCTGCGGCAGTTGCGCAGCATGAACCTGCTGGCGCTGGGGATGGCGCCGGCCGTGCTGGTCTATCACTTCTTCACGCTGGTGCGGCGCCAGCACCATGCCATGGCCGGCCTGGCGCTGCGCGACCCGATGACGCAGCTGTTCAACCGACGCCATGTGCAGGCCACCGGCGAGGCCCTGGTGGCCCAGCTGCTCCACCGGCCCCAGGGCGGGCCCTTCAGCGTGGTGCTGCTGGATGTGGACCATTTCAAGGCGGTCAACGACAGTTGGGGCCATGAGATCGGAGATCAGGCCCTGCGTCGGGTGGCTGAGCTGGTGTCCCGCACGGCCCGCACATCGGACGTGGTGGCCCGCTGGGGCGGCGAGGAGTTCCTGCTGCTGCTGGCCGACACCGACGAGGGCCAGGCCCTGCTGCTGGCCGAGCGGGTGCGCTGCGCCATCGCCCAGGACCCCCTGGAGGTCCAGGGCCAGCGGGTCGCCCTGACCGTCACGATCGGCGTGGCGCAGTCGCTGCGCGCCGGCTCGTTCGCCGAGGTGATCCGGCACGCCGACGCCGCGCTCTACGAGGGCAAGCGTCAGGGCCGCAACCGGGTGGTGGCCGCCAGCGGGGTGGGGGTCGAGGTCCGGCCGGCCGATCTGGCCGGAGCCTGA
- a CDS encoding LysR family transcriptional regulator, which yields MIRIDDLQVFVQTAEAGSFSAAARLLDLTPALASSAVQRLERELGLRLLVRSTRSMRLSEEGARYLPHARSVLAALAAGQEALDQGRAEIAGPLRLSVPSDLGRQVLLPWLDDFQAEHPRLQLQLRVSDRFTDLFRAAVDAGIRYGQLADSGLVSLPLASDNRRIACAAPSYLERHGRPATPAELRQHNCLRYVMGEHTHERWSFHLPSAQGGLQTVPVRGDRISDDGEVVRRWALSGQGIAYKSALDVAEDLRTGRLVALFPLDWGEPAPLQMVCPDRASLGPAIQRLRDFLVARCVAWLRELPGPRA from the coding sequence ATGATCCGCATCGACGATCTGCAGGTTTTCGTCCAGACCGCCGAGGCCGGGAGCTTCTCGGCCGCGGCCCGGCTGCTGGACCTCACCCCTGCCCTGGCCAGCAGCGCGGTGCAGCGGCTCGAGCGCGAACTGGGCCTGCGCCTGCTGGTGCGCTCCACCCGCAGCATGCGGCTGTCGGAGGAAGGCGCGCGCTACCTGCCCCATGCCCGCAGCGTGCTGGCCGCGCTGGCGGCCGGCCAGGAGGCGCTGGACCAGGGCCGCGCCGAGATCGCCGGGCCGCTTCGCCTGTCGGTGCCCTCGGACCTGGGCCGGCAGGTGCTGCTGCCCTGGCTGGACGACTTCCAGGCCGAGCACCCCCGGCTGCAGCTGCAGTTGCGGGTCAGCGACCGCTTCACCGACCTCTTCCGCGCCGCGGTGGACGCCGGCATCCGCTACGGGCAGCTGGCCGACTCGGGCCTGGTGTCGCTGCCGCTGGCCTCGGACAACCGTCGCATCGCCTGCGCGGCCCCGTCCTATCTGGAACGTCACGGCCGCCCGGCCACGCCGGCCGAGCTGCGGCAGCACAACTGCCTGCGCTATGTGATGGGCGAGCACACCCACGAGCGCTGGAGCTTCCACCTGCCCTCGGCCCAGGGCGGCCTGCAGACCGTGCCGGTGCGTGGGGACCGGATCAGCGACGATGGCGAAGTGGTGCGCCGCTGGGCCTTGTCGGGCCAGGGCATCGCCTACAAATCGGCGCTGGACGTGGCCGAAGACCTGCGCACCGGTCGCCTCGTGGCCCTCTTTCCGCTGGACTGGGGCGAGCCCGCCCCGCTGCAGATGGTCTGCCCGGACCGGGCCAGCCTGGGCCCGGCCATCCAGCGCCTGCGGGACTTTCTGGTGGCGCGCTGCGTGGCCTGGCTGCGCGAGCTGCCGGGGCCGCGGGCCTGA
- a CDS encoding ester cyclase produces MHRLSSRPTGLNLLTIVAAVATLSAVAGPARAEEALIQPRTLVVDAQLDRAQAEREILAARRYGSFWSTGEEALARAALAPDFMDRTLPPGRAQGLAGPLAASAGFRQAVPDLRCEIEQMIVSGDRVVSHLRFTGHFSGQFHGRTGQGQAIDFIATDIYRVQDGRIAENWHLEDNLTLLQQMGLVVL; encoded by the coding sequence ATGCACCGTCTTTCTTCACGGCCCACGGGGCTGAACCTTCTGACCATCGTGGCCGCCGTGGCCACTTTGTCGGCCGTGGCCGGCCCCGCCCGCGCCGAGGAGGCGCTGATCCAGCCCCGCACCCTGGTGGTGGATGCCCAGTTGGACCGGGCCCAGGCCGAGCGCGAGATCCTGGCCGCGCGCCGCTATGGCAGCTTCTGGTCGACCGGCGAGGAGGCCCTGGCTCGGGCCGCCCTGGCGCCGGACTTCATGGACCGCACCCTGCCGCCCGGCCGCGCCCAGGGGCTGGCCGGGCCGCTGGCCGCCTCGGCGGGCTTCCGCCAGGCCGTGCCCGACCTGCGCTGCGAGATCGAGCAGATGATCGTCTCGGGCGACCGGGTGGTGTCCCACCTGCGCTTCACCGGCCACTTCAGCGGGCAGTTCCATGGTCGCACCGGCCAGGGCCAGGCCATTGACTTCATCGCCACCGACATCTACCGCGTACAGGACGGCCGCATCGCCGAGAACTGGCACCTCGAGGACAACCTGACCCTGCTGCAGCAAATGGGGCTGGTGGTCCTCTGA
- a CDS encoding SDR family NAD(P)-dependent oxidoreductase encodes MNIDLTGRVALVTASTAGIGHAIARGLADSGAEVVLHGRSAATVDRALQSLRAALPGARLRGAVADLSDAAGAEALLAAVPAVDILVNNAGIYGPQDFFETDDATWERYWQTNVMSGVRLSRALLPAMVDKGWGRVVFIASESARNIPADMIHYGVSKTAQLALSRGLAKRVAGSGVTVNAVLPGPTLSDGVAEMLKDEVARTGQSLEDVFNGFVRTQRPSSIIQRAATVDEVASMVVYVCSPQASATTGAALRVDGGVVDDIV; translated from the coding sequence ATGAACATCGATCTCACGGGCCGCGTGGCCCTCGTCACGGCCTCCACCGCCGGCATCGGCCATGCCATCGCCCGCGGTCTGGCCGACAGCGGCGCCGAGGTGGTGCTGCACGGCCGCAGCGCCGCCACGGTGGACCGGGCCCTGCAATCGCTGCGGGCCGCGCTGCCCGGGGCCCGCCTGCGCGGCGCGGTGGCCGACCTGAGCGATGCAGCCGGTGCCGAGGCCCTGCTGGCGGCCGTGCCGGCGGTGGACATCCTGGTCAACAACGCCGGCATCTACGGCCCGCAGGACTTCTTCGAGACCGACGACGCCACCTGGGAGCGCTACTGGCAGACCAACGTCATGTCTGGCGTGCGCCTGTCGCGGGCGCTGCTGCCGGCCATGGTGGACAAGGGCTGGGGCCGGGTGGTGTTCATCGCCTCCGAGTCGGCCCGCAACATCCCGGCGGACATGATCCATTACGGTGTCAGCAAGACCGCGCAACTGGCCCTCTCGCGCGGCCTGGCCAAGCGGGTGGCGGGCAGCGGGGTGACGGTCAACGCCGTGCTGCCGGGGCCCACGCTGTCCGACGGCGTGGCCGAGATGCTCAAGGACGAGGTCGCCCGCACGGGTCAGTCGCTGGAGGATGTCTTCAACGGCTTCGTCCGCACCCAGCGTCCCAGCTCGATCATCCAGCGCGCCGCCACGGTGGACGAGGTGGCCTCGATGGTGGTCTACGTCTGCTCGCCGCAGGCCTCCGCCACCACCGGCGCGGCCCTGCGGGTGGATGGCGGCGTGGTGGACGACATTGTCTGA